The following are from one region of the Spodoptera frugiperda isolate SF20-4 chromosome 20, AGI-APGP_CSIRO_Sfru_2.0, whole genome shotgun sequence genome:
- the LOC118282283 gene encoding netrin receptor unc-5 isoform X1, with protein MVFKKTFWILFVNVMLLKSVMNGEPEHTTKETRPEYIHPDGLLNFDPYLSDFKTETEEEDDYIPLPENEETIDGLPIFLLEPKNSYVLRNRPANLLCRAANALEVYFKCNDVRSDKSVQLEHVDPHNGVRVVEAELNVTRNELDGANKKYSCKCYAWNSKGKIRSQAVLIEFAYIKKQFLQQPLSSTIEAGRGVTFRCVPPPAAPPPTIKWTRNGVAIEPTVETLVLPKVGLQDMANYTCVAENIAGRRESDVAVLSVYVNGGWSEWSPWAPCRCGSTTSGRRRSRSCTEPPPANGGAPCRGHSSQSDEDCVTCQSSGTWSAWASWSSCSVDCVRVRRRQCSGNNCQGSTLQHAACVDGLCTSGMRFYTNNTTLYVGIGITVAMLLAGVAILYVWCKYRGRPGYSAGRIGIPKTHSGRDKGSTAPDLTRTCNEYWMQGPDNHYDMPHVRDSYSSPFGNRSRHQSSAGSNHYEMKPYSPSGDSASSCYTNSRTMTSRSSECSSQLAELVTASPTSMSKVDVAVTLPTGHLDTSYRDKICLTIVK; from the exons ATGGTTTTCAAAAAGACTTTCTGGATTTTGTTCGTAAATGTCATGCTTTTGAAGAGTGTCATGAATGGAG AACCAGAACACACAACAAAAGAAACAAGACCAGAATACATCCACCCTGACGGTCTACTGAACTTCGATCCATATCTATCAGACTTCAAGACAGAGACAGAAGAAGAAGATGACTACATACCATTACCAGAAAACGAGGAAACGATAGATGGACTTCCAATATTTCTTTTAGAACCCAAAAATTCATACGTTCTAAGAAATAGACCCGCGAATTTGCTCTGTAGGGCAGCAAATGCCCTCGAAGTATATTTCAAGTGCAATGATGTGAGGTCCGATAAAAGTGTTCAGTTGGAACACGTGGACCCTCATAACGGAGTCAGGGTTGTTGAAGCAGAACTCAATGTGACGAGAAATGAGCTGGACGGAGCCAATAAGAAGTATAGCTGCAAATGTTACGCGTGGAACAGCAAGGGGAAGATAAGGAGTCAAgctgttttaattgaatttgcTT ACATAAAGAAGCAGTTCCTACAGCAGCCTCTATCATCCACAATAGAAGCTGGTAGAGGAGTGACATTCAGATGTGTGCCACCACCAGCAGCACCGCCACCTACCATCAAATGGACCAGAAATGGAGTTGCCATTGAACCCACTGTTGAAACTCTTGTGCTACCAAAAGTTGGTTTGCAG GACATGGCCAACTACACTTGCGTGGCAGAAAACATCGCAGGTCGGCGGGAGTCCGACGTCGCTGTTTTGTCTGTGTACG TAAACGGCGGGTGGTCGGAATGGTCACCGTGGGCACCATGTCGATGTGGTTCCACCACGAGTGGCCGGCGCCGGTCACGCAGCTGCACAGAACCACCTCCAGCAAACGGTGGCGCTCCATGTAGAGGACACTCTTCACAGAGCGATGAGGACTGCGTCACATGTCAAAGCA GTGGTACCTGGTCTGCCTGGGCCTCGTGGTCTTCATGCAGCGTTGACTGCGTGAGGGTAAGGAGGAGACAATGCTCAGGAAATAACTGCCAAGGATCCACACTACAACATGCTGCCTGTGTTGACGGATTATGCACTAGTGGAATGA GGTTCTACACTAATAACACAACGCTCTACGTTGGTATCGGCATCACAGTCGCCATGCTTCTCGCTGGAGTGGCCATCTTATACGTCTGGTGCAAATACAGGGGCAGGCCTGGATATTCTGCTGGCAGAATAG GTATACCAAAGACACATTCAGGCAGGGACAAAGGCAGCACGGCGCCGGACCTGACGAGGACCTGCAACGAGTACTGGATGCAGGGACCTGACAACCATTATGACATGCCACATGTCAGAGACAG CTATTCATCCCCATTTGGGAACCGGAGTAGACATCAGTCGTCAGCTGGAAGTAACCATTACGAGATGAAGCCTTACAGCCCTTCCGGAGACTCGGCGTCCAGTTGTTATACCAAct CTAGGACAATGACGTCACGGTCTAGTGAATGTTCATCTCAGTTAGCAGAGCTCGTGACAGCATCACCTACCTCCATGTCAAAGGTGGATGTAGCGGTGACGTTACCTACAGGACACTTAGACACCAGCTATAGAGACAAAATTTGTTTGACTATTGTCAAGTAA
- the LOC118282283 gene encoding netrin receptor unc-5 isoform X2: MVFKKTFWILFVNVMLLKSVMNGEPEHTTKETRPEYIHPDGLLNFDPYLSDFKTETEEEDDYIPLPENEETIDGLPIFLLEPKNSYVLRNRPANLLCRAANALEVYFKCNDVRSDKSVQLEHVDPHNGVRVVEAELNVTRNELDGANKKYSCKCYAWNSKGKIRSQAVLIEFAYIKKQFLQQPLSSTIEAGRGVTFRCVPPPAAPPPTIKWTRNGVAIEPTVETLVLPKVGLQDMANYTCVAENIAGRRESDVAVLSVYVNGGWSEWSPWAPCRCGSTTSGRRRSRSCTEPPPANGGAPCRGHSSQSDEDCVTCQSSGTWSAWASWSSCSVDCVRVRRRQCSGNNCQGSTLQHAACVDGLCTSGMRFYTNNTTLYVGIGITVAMLLAGVAILYVWCKYRGRPGYSAGRIGRDKGSTAPDLTRTCNEYWMQGPDNHYDMPHVRDSYSSPFGNRSRHQSSAGSNHYEMKPYSPSGDSASSCYTNSRTMTSRSSECSSQLAELVTASPTSMSKVDVAVTLPTGHLDTSYRDKICLTIVK; this comes from the exons ATGGTTTTCAAAAAGACTTTCTGGATTTTGTTCGTAAATGTCATGCTTTTGAAGAGTGTCATGAATGGAG AACCAGAACACACAACAAAAGAAACAAGACCAGAATACATCCACCCTGACGGTCTACTGAACTTCGATCCATATCTATCAGACTTCAAGACAGAGACAGAAGAAGAAGATGACTACATACCATTACCAGAAAACGAGGAAACGATAGATGGACTTCCAATATTTCTTTTAGAACCCAAAAATTCATACGTTCTAAGAAATAGACCCGCGAATTTGCTCTGTAGGGCAGCAAATGCCCTCGAAGTATATTTCAAGTGCAATGATGTGAGGTCCGATAAAAGTGTTCAGTTGGAACACGTGGACCCTCATAACGGAGTCAGGGTTGTTGAAGCAGAACTCAATGTGACGAGAAATGAGCTGGACGGAGCCAATAAGAAGTATAGCTGCAAATGTTACGCGTGGAACAGCAAGGGGAAGATAAGGAGTCAAgctgttttaattgaatttgcTT ACATAAAGAAGCAGTTCCTACAGCAGCCTCTATCATCCACAATAGAAGCTGGTAGAGGAGTGACATTCAGATGTGTGCCACCACCAGCAGCACCGCCACCTACCATCAAATGGACCAGAAATGGAGTTGCCATTGAACCCACTGTTGAAACTCTTGTGCTACCAAAAGTTGGTTTGCAG GACATGGCCAACTACACTTGCGTGGCAGAAAACATCGCAGGTCGGCGGGAGTCCGACGTCGCTGTTTTGTCTGTGTACG TAAACGGCGGGTGGTCGGAATGGTCACCGTGGGCACCATGTCGATGTGGTTCCACCACGAGTGGCCGGCGCCGGTCACGCAGCTGCACAGAACCACCTCCAGCAAACGGTGGCGCTCCATGTAGAGGACACTCTTCACAGAGCGATGAGGACTGCGTCACATGTCAAAGCA GTGGTACCTGGTCTGCCTGGGCCTCGTGGTCTTCATGCAGCGTTGACTGCGTGAGGGTAAGGAGGAGACAATGCTCAGGAAATAACTGCCAAGGATCCACACTACAACATGCTGCCTGTGTTGACGGATTATGCACTAGTGGAATGA GGTTCTACACTAATAACACAACGCTCTACGTTGGTATCGGCATCACAGTCGCCATGCTTCTCGCTGGAGTGGCCATCTTATACGTCTGGTGCAAATACAGGGGCAGGCCTGGATATTCTGCTGGCAGAATAG GCAGGGACAAAGGCAGCACGGCGCCGGACCTGACGAGGACCTGCAACGAGTACTGGATGCAGGGACCTGACAACCATTATGACATGCCACATGTCAGAGACAG CTATTCATCCCCATTTGGGAACCGGAGTAGACATCAGTCGTCAGCTGGAAGTAACCATTACGAGATGAAGCCTTACAGCCCTTCCGGAGACTCGGCGTCCAGTTGTTATACCAAct CTAGGACAATGACGTCACGGTCTAGTGAATGTTCATCTCAGTTAGCAGAGCTCGTGACAGCATCACCTACCTCCATGTCAAAGGTGGATGTAGCGGTGACGTTACCTACAGGACACTTAGACACCAGCTATAGAGACAAAATTTGTTTGACTATTGTCAAGTAA